A region of Granulibacter bethesdensis DNA encodes the following proteins:
- the cysK gene encoding cysteine synthase A codes for MTNESVSLGTAPDQNGPDPQDINHEGTASQDGKPNDAKARSRGNRNRVASLSATDSLSEDGLRRPQPRGKIYDSILDIVGGTPLIRLPRLTVEDRLLADITAKLEFFNPLGSVKDRIGLAMIEKAEAAGLIHPSTSVLVEPTSGNTGIALAFVAASKGYRLVVTMPEGASIERRKMLRLLGVDVQLTPARQGMAGAIARAEAIIAATPGAWMPRQFDNPANPEAHAATTAEEIWADTDGKVDIIVGGAGTGGTLTGIAHALKPRKPDLRIIAVEPSESAVLSGDEPGPHGIQGIGPGFRPTILDITQIDGIMRVAERDALAVARRVARVEGLPVGISSGAALHAALELARNPANEGLLIVTIIPSFAERYLSTALFNGL; via the coding sequence ATGACCAATGAATCCGTCTCTCTGGGCACCGCGCCCGATCAGAATGGCCCCGATCCCCAGGACATAAATCATGAAGGCACGGCATCACAGGACGGAAAGCCGAACGACGCCAAAGCCAGATCACGCGGCAATCGCAACAGGGTAGCCTCCTTGTCCGCCACCGATTCTCTTTCTGAAGACGGGCTTCGTCGCCCCCAACCGCGCGGCAAAATCTACGACAGTATTCTCGATATTGTGGGTGGCACGCCCCTGATCCGCCTGCCTCGTCTGACTGTCGAGGACCGGCTGTTGGCCGATATCACTGCCAAGCTCGAATTTTTCAATCCACTCGGCTCGGTCAAGGATCGAATCGGACTGGCAATGATCGAGAAGGCGGAGGCCGCAGGCCTGATCCATCCCAGTACCAGCGTGCTGGTTGAGCCGACCTCCGGCAATACCGGGATTGCGCTTGCATTTGTCGCGGCTTCAAAAGGATACCGGCTGGTCGTGACCATGCCGGAAGGCGCATCGATTGAACGTCGGAAAATGCTCCGCCTGCTCGGTGTGGATGTTCAGCTGACCCCTGCCCGGCAGGGCATGGCCGGGGCCATTGCACGGGCAGAGGCCATTATTGCCGCCACACCCGGCGCATGGATGCCGCGCCAGTTCGACAACCCCGCCAATCCTGAAGCCCATGCTGCCACCACCGCCGAGGAAATATGGGCCGATACGGATGGCAAGGTTGACATCATCGTCGGCGGTGCGGGTACTGGCGGAACACTGACCGGAATTGCCCATGCCCTGAAACCCCGCAAACCCGATCTGCGCATTATCGCCGTGGAACCATCGGAAAGCGCTGTCCTGTCCGGAGACGAACCGGGGCCGCATGGTATACAGGGAATCGGACCGGGCTTCCGCCCCACGATTCTCGACATAACCCAGATCGATGGCATCATGCGGGTCGCGGAGCGTGATGCTCTGGCCGTGGCCCGGCGCGTGGCACGGGTGGAGGGGCTGCCGGTCGGTATTTCCTCCGGTGCAGCCCTGCATGCGGCACTCGAACTGGCCCGTAATCCTGCCAATGAGGGCTTGCTGATCGTCACGATCATCCCCTCCTTTGCCGAGCGGTATCTCTCCACGGCGCTGTTTAACGGACTGTAA
- a CDS encoding N-formylglutamate amidohydrolase — translation MDYRVLDVSQEGPLSIVRPACQTVPMVIASGHSGNLYSPDFLSISRLDYDTLRKSEDCFVDELFGAAPELGAPILRAHFPRAWCDPNREAWELDPTMFEEALPDWVNTGSARVEAGLGTLARIVASGEPIYRRKLLFSEAAARIHDCWQPYHTALSQLIEETRNRFGMCLLVDCHSMPSPVGLHGNRIPRRQNDADMVLGDLHGTSCANTITMAAEATLQRLGYAVRRNNPYAGGYVTQHYGRPGKGVHVLQIEIARVLYMDEERYLKNAHFSMIRQAMTSLMNGLGATAALLSHAV, via the coding sequence ATGGATTATCGGGTTCTGGATGTCAGCCAGGAAGGCCCCCTCAGCATCGTCCGGCCGGCATGCCAGACGGTGCCGATGGTTATTGCTTCCGGTCATTCCGGAAATCTCTACAGCCCTGATTTTCTGTCCATTTCCCGCCTTGATTACGACACCCTGCGCAAAAGCGAGGATTGCTTCGTCGATGAGCTTTTCGGTGCAGCGCCCGAATTAGGAGCCCCGATCCTGCGCGCCCATTTTCCCCGTGCGTGGTGTGATCCCAATCGGGAAGCATGGGAACTGGATCCGACCATGTTCGAGGAAGCCCTGCCTGACTGGGTCAATACCGGCAGTGCAAGGGTCGAGGCCGGTCTCGGTACCCTGGCCCGGATCGTCGCTTCTGGTGAGCCGATCTATCGCCGCAAGCTGTTGTTTTCAGAAGCCGCGGCCAGAATCCATGATTGCTGGCAGCCTTACCATACCGCGCTGTCACAACTGATTGAGGAAACCCGCAACCGGTTCGGTATGTGTTTGCTGGTCGATTGTCATTCCATGCCCTCCCCCGTCGGACTGCATGGTAACCGGATCCCGCGCCGTCAGAACGATGCCGACATGGTTTTAGGTGATTTGCACGGAACCTCCTGCGCCAATACCATCACCATGGCTGCGGAAGCCACTCTCCAGCGCCTTGGTTATGCCGTACGGCGGAATAATCCTTATGCGGGAGGCTATGTCACACAGCATTACGGACGCCCGGGAAAGGGCGTACACGTCCTGCAAATCGAAATTGCCCGAGTCCTGTATATGGATGAGGAGCGTTATCTGAAGAACGCTCATTTCTCAATGATTCGTCAGGCCATGACATCCTTGATGAACGGCCTGGGCGCCACCGCCGCCCTTCTCTCCCACGCTGTCTGA
- a CDS encoding peroxiredoxin, translated as MSIQLGQTAPDFEQDSNQGKIRFHEWLGQSWGILFSHPKDFTPVCTTELGEAARLAPEWEKRNVKVIGLSVDTGENHKGWEADISETQGQTVKFPILADADRKVSTLYGMIHPEADPNVTVRAVFIIDPNKKVRLTLTYPPSTGRNFKEILRVVDSLQTSDKFKVATPVNWEKGGEAIIPPSTSDDAAKEQFPQGWKTLKPYLRVVKLPEEA; from the coding sequence ATGAGCATTCAGCTTGGTCAGACGGCTCCTGATTTCGAGCAGGACAGTAATCAGGGAAAGATTCGCTTTCATGAATGGCTGGGTCAGTCATGGGGCATTTTGTTCAGCCATCCCAAAGACTTCACCCCCGTCTGCACGACGGAACTGGGAGAAGCCGCCCGCCTGGCCCCGGAATGGGAAAAGCGTAATGTTAAAGTGATTGGTCTGTCAGTCGACACGGGCGAAAACCACAAGGGCTGGGAAGCTGATATTTCTGAAACCCAGGGCCAGACAGTGAAATTCCCGATCCTCGCCGATGCGGATCGAAAGGTCAGTACCCTTTACGGCATGATCCATCCCGAAGCGGACCCCAACGTTACCGTGCGTGCCGTGTTCATTATTGATCCGAACAAGAAGGTCCGCCTGACCCTGACCTATCCGCCCAGCACAGGCCGCAACTTCAAGGAAATCCTGCGCGTTGTGGACAGCCTTCAGACATCTGACAAATTCAAGGTGGCAACGCCTGTGAACTGGGAGAAGGGGGGAGAAGCCATCATCCCGCCCAGCACCTCCGATGATGCTGCGAAGGAACAGTTCCCGCAGGGTTGGAAGACGCTGAAGCCTTATCTGCGCGTTGTAAAACTGCCTGAAGAGGCATGA
- a CDS encoding Rrf2 family transcriptional regulator, with product MLLRRDRAMVAISVMLDVGFHGSRTNTVSAADIAERIGLARRGMEPLLQSLSRAGLLESVRGPRGGYRLGRPKRDIRVSDIVAVAVADDGEGHEGPTGRLQVAVVDRLWAELEETLRAQLAAITLDDLLKRAAAAGLRRPAAEPITFVI from the coding sequence ATGCTGCTGCGTCGTGATCGGGCCATGGTGGCGATTTCCGTTATGCTGGATGTCGGTTTCCATGGCAGTCGTACCAATACTGTCAGTGCCGCGGATATCGCGGAACGTATAGGCCTTGCACGCAGGGGAATGGAGCCGCTGCTTCAATCCCTGTCGCGGGCCGGCCTTCTGGAAAGTGTCCGTGGACCACGCGGTGGTTACCGTCTGGGCCGCCCCAAACGTGATATCAGGGTGTCCGATATCGTGGCCGTCGCTGTGGCTGATGACGGGGAGGGGCATGAAGGTCCTACCGGCCGGTTGCAGGTCGCGGTGGTTGACCGGCTTTGGGCAGAGCTGGAAGAGACCCTCCGTGCCCAGCTGGCCGCCATCACGCTGGACGATCTGCTGAAAAGAGCGGCTGCGGCAGGCTTGCGTCGGCCGGCGGCCGAGCCAATTACTTTCGTTATCTGA